In the Natronogracilivirga saccharolytica genome, one interval contains:
- the rbfA gene encoding 30S ribosome-binding factor RbfA: MSIRTERVAALLKSDIGGILQMEYQHDAMLTVTTVRVSPDLMQAHVYLSIFSNQDNNTEIFEFIREKTPEIRKKLASRIRHQVRRIPEIHFHLDDTAEYVEKIDALFRKIHDENKDAGDRDQGSEDSGSEDKGSS, from the coding sequence ATGAGTATCAGAACCGAGCGGGTAGCGGCACTTCTGAAGTCGGATATCGGCGGGATACTACAAATGGAATATCAGCATGATGCCATGCTGACGGTCACTACGGTGCGAGTTTCCCCGGATCTTATGCAGGCTCATGTCTATCTCAGTATTTTTTCGAACCAGGATAACAACACTGAGATTTTTGAGTTCATAAGAGAAAAAACACCGGAAATCCGGAAAAAACTGGCATCAAGAATTCGTCACCAGGTTCGCAGAATACCGGAAATTCACTTCCATCTCGATGATACTGCGGAGTATGTGGAAAAAATTGATGCTCTGTTCCGAAAAATTCATGACGAAAACAAAGATGCCGGTGACCGGGATCAGGGTTCAGAGGATTCAGGCTCTGAAGACAAGGGGAGTAGCTAA
- the truB gene encoding tRNA pseudouridine(55) synthase TruB codes for MTSDSGLPVFPVYNHRRLPDPDDNLDDGAVFLADKPSGWSSFDVVKFLRNRIRTRKIGHAGTLDPLATGLLILCTGKATKSISIFQDYAKRYKASVVFGMSTPSHDAATEPDGHAPAGHLDEEKIRHVLENRFQGKITQIPPMYSALWKDGKRLYTYARKGKVVEREPRDIEIFETRILRFEGMKLELEVLCSKGTYIRKLAYDLGLELDTLAHLSKLRRTQIGQFNVDDAMTIDQIRSLSE; via the coding sequence ATGACATCTGATTCTGGTTTACCAGTGTTCCCGGTTTACAATCACCGCCGCCTTCCTGATCCCGATGATAATCTGGATGACGGTGCCGTATTTCTCGCAGACAAGCCTTCCGGATGGAGCAGTTTTGACGTAGTCAAGTTCCTGCGGAACCGCATCCGAACCCGCAAAATCGGACATGCCGGCACCCTGGATCCTCTTGCGACCGGTTTGCTGATACTATGCACCGGAAAAGCCACTAAATCCATTTCCATTTTTCAGGATTATGCCAAACGCTATAAAGCTTCGGTAGTTTTCGGCATGTCTACTCCCAGCCATGACGCTGCCACAGAGCCTGACGGTCATGCTCCGGCCGGTCATCTTGATGAAGAAAAAATCCGGCATGTCCTTGAAAACCGGTTTCAGGGAAAGATAACACAGATTCCTCCCATGTATTCAGCACTGTGGAAAGACGGAAAACGACTATATACATATGCACGAAAGGGAAAGGTTGTAGAGAGGGAGCCCAGAGACATTGAGATATTTGAGACACGTATTCTCAGGTTTGAAGGTATGAAACTTGAGCTGGAGGTACTGTGCAGCAAGGGGACCTATATCCGCAAGCTGGCTTACGATCTGGGCCTTGAGCTGGACACACTGGCCCACTTGTCCAAGCTGAGACGAACTCAAATCGGGCAGTTCAATGTTGATGATGCGATGACCATTGACCAGATACGATCTTTATCAGAATGA
- a CDS encoding bifunctional riboflavin kinase/FAD synthetase — translation MAEPVFIENCKRNPANVLTVGTFDGVHLGHQALLKNVIDRARAVSAPAVVVTFDPHPRDVITPAREGIRLLTNLQERAAIMNQYGIDQMIVIPFNRDFSMLSSEQFIRDYIHKRIGVHTFVIGYDHHFGRDREGSIQTLKGLSEELGFSVYVEEAHEVRHTTVSSSVIRKLLEEEGNVEMAAEMLGRPYEMAGTVVKGDQRGRTIGFPTANIEPENKNKVIPAKGVYCVEAELDRQVYNGMMNIGIRPTFGGQERIVPEVFLFDFSGTIYGSNLRIRFLRRIRGEKKFSDGEALVQQLIKDRDTCRKLAGG, via the coding sequence ATGGCTGAACCGGTTTTTATAGAAAACTGCAAACGAAACCCTGCCAATGTCCTGACTGTCGGGACTTTTGACGGCGTACATCTTGGACACCAGGCCCTGCTGAAAAACGTAATTGATCGTGCCAGGGCCGTTTCTGCTCCGGCTGTTGTAGTGACGTTTGATCCCCATCCAAGGGATGTCATAACCCCGGCACGGGAGGGTATCCGCCTGCTCACCAATTTGCAGGAAAGAGCGGCAATTATGAATCAATACGGAATTGACCAGATGATAGTCATTCCGTTCAACCGCGATTTTTCCATGCTGTCATCAGAACAGTTCATCAGGGATTACATTCACAAGCGGATAGGAGTGCATACGTTCGTAATTGGATATGACCACCATTTCGGGCGTGACCGCGAAGGATCCATTCAGACACTGAAGGGATTATCCGAAGAACTAGGGTTTTCCGTTTATGTCGAAGAAGCCCATGAAGTCAGACACACAACGGTCAGCAGTTCGGTAATACGCAAATTGCTGGAAGAAGAGGGCAATGTGGAAATGGCTGCTGAAATGCTGGGCAGACCGTATGAGATGGCTGGTACCGTAGTAAAAGGGGATCAGCGCGGCCGGACCATCGGGTTTCCGACAGCAAATATTGAACCGGAAAACAAGAACAAAGTAATACCTGCAAAAGGTGTTTATTGTGTTGAGGCTGAACTGGACCGTCAGGTATACAATGGAATGATGAATATCGGAATTCGTCCGACATTCGGGGGGCAGGAGCGGATCGTCCCCGAAGTGTTTCTGTTTGATTTCAGCGGAACGATTTACGGCAGCAATTTACGCATCCGGTTTTTAAGGAGGATACGGGGTGAAAAAAAATTCAGTGACGGGGAAGCTTTGGTGCAGCAGCTTATCAAAGACCGTGACACTTGCAGAAAACTGGCAGGAGGTTAG
- the rpsO gene encoding 30S ribosomal protein S15, giving the protein MNVTAEEKKEVFKKYGKSSDDTGSPEAQIALFTERINRLTDHLKSHKKDHSTRLGLLRLVGKRRRLLNYMMKKDIEGYRKLIKELGIRK; this is encoded by the coding sequence ATGAACGTTACAGCAGAAGAAAAGAAGGAAGTTTTCAAAAAATACGGTAAATCCTCAGATGACACAGGATCTCCTGAAGCACAGATCGCACTTTTTACTGAGCGTATCAACAGGCTTACCGACCACTTGAAATCTCACAAGAAAGACCATTCAACCCGCCTTGGGTTGCTGCGACTGGTCGGCAAGCGCCGCCGCCTTCTCAATTACATGATGAAAAAAGACATTGAAGGATATCGCAAGTTGATCAAGGAACTTGGTATCCGGAAATAA
- the pnp gene encoding polyribonucleotide nucleotidyltransferase translates to MKADFKTIEYAPGKEMTIDAGRLAKQANGSSFVRIGDTVVMATATSAPEAKPGQPFFPLTVEFKETYAAGGKFPGGFIKREGRPSEKEILSARLIDRTIRPLFPDGFMNETQVICQVFSSDGENDGDVIGAVAASLSLTISDIPFEGPMAQVRIARINGEFVVNPTVTELKAADLEMIVGGTLESVVMVEGEMEEVSEEDMVEAIRHAHDAIKKLCQFQLDVREELGKEKWEKPEPEVNTELEAKVREHAGNKFLDISRSKLSKKEYSAACKDVRTEAKEAFAEEYPEEEEFISEVCHVMQKEAMRKVLLEENQRIDGRKPEEIRPIWTEVGYLPRTHGSAIFTRGETQALASVTLGTKRDEQMIDTLFYSDAKRFMLDYNFPPFCTGEVKMMRGVSRREIGHGNLAERALKKMVPSTDEFDYTIRVVSDVLESNGSSSMATVCSGSMSLMDAGVPVKKPVAGIAMGMIVDENKHVVLSDIQGEEDHMGDMDFKVTGTSDGITACQMDIKVKGISYEVMVEALQQAREGRMHILEKMAESISQPRPEVSKYAPSFVKIEVDSDQIGGIIGPGGKVIQSIQRESGAEVMIEEVGNKGVITISADEKEKIDAAIQKIKGITGDLEEGEVYLGTVRSIKEYGAFVEIMPGRDGLLHISELDHKRINKVTDVLSEGDKVEVKLLKVEDGGKLRLSRKALIPKDQE, encoded by the coding sequence ATGAAAGCTGATTTTAAAACGATTGAATACGCACCAGGAAAAGAGATGACCATCGACGCAGGTCGTCTCGCAAAACAAGCCAACGGAAGCTCGTTTGTCCGAATCGGAGATACCGTTGTTATGGCTACAGCAACATCCGCACCTGAAGCCAAACCGGGTCAGCCCTTTTTCCCGCTGACCGTAGAATTCAAGGAGACCTATGCTGCCGGAGGAAAATTTCCCGGCGGATTTATCAAACGCGAAGGCCGCCCTTCAGAAAAAGAAATTTTGTCCGCACGGTTGATCGACCGTACCATCCGTCCGCTTTTTCCGGATGGATTCATGAATGAAACGCAGGTTATCTGCCAGGTCTTCTCTTCTGACGGAGAAAATGACGGCGATGTTATTGGTGCCGTAGCGGCATCCCTGTCTCTGACCATATCCGATATCCCTTTTGAAGGACCTATGGCGCAAGTCCGGATTGCGCGTATTAACGGTGAGTTTGTGGTCAATCCCACCGTTACCGAACTTAAAGCCGCTGATCTTGAAATGATTGTGGGCGGTACCCTTGAGAGTGTAGTAATGGTTGAGGGTGAAATGGAAGAGGTCTCGGAAGAAGATATGGTTGAGGCCATCAGGCATGCACACGATGCTATTAAAAAACTGTGCCAGTTCCAGCTGGATGTCCGCGAAGAGCTTGGCAAGGAAAAGTGGGAAAAACCCGAACCCGAAGTCAATACGGAGCTCGAAGCGAAGGTCCGCGAGCATGCAGGCAACAAGTTTCTGGACATCAGCCGGAGCAAACTCTCCAAAAAGGAATACTCTGCTGCCTGCAAGGATGTGCGCACAGAAGCCAAAGAAGCATTTGCAGAAGAATATCCTGAAGAGGAAGAATTTATTTCTGAGGTATGCCATGTGATGCAGAAAGAGGCTATGAGGAAAGTTCTTCTTGAGGAAAACCAGCGTATTGATGGCCGCAAGCCCGAAGAGATCAGACCCATATGGACCGAGGTGGGTTACCTTCCCCGTACACATGGTTCCGCAATTTTTACACGCGGTGAAACACAGGCACTGGCTTCGGTCACACTTGGAACCAAACGCGATGAGCAGATGATCGATACGCTGTTCTACAGTGACGCCAAGCGGTTCATGCTTGATTACAATTTCCCGCCTTTTTGTACCGGTGAGGTAAAAATGATGCGCGGTGTTTCCCGCAGGGAGATTGGTCACGGCAACCTGGCAGAGCGCGCCTTGAAGAAAATGGTTCCGTCTACTGATGAATTTGATTACACCATCCGTGTGGTATCTGACGTCCTGGAATCCAACGGATCATCTTCAATGGCAACCGTCTGTTCGGGTTCCATGTCACTGATGGATGCCGGAGTCCCGGTCAAAAAACCGGTTGCCGGAATCGCCATGGGTATGATCGTTGATGAAAATAAACACGTAGTCCTGTCCGATATTCAGGGCGAAGAAGATCACATGGGCGACATGGACTTCAAGGTTACGGGAACATCCGATGGCATCACTGCCTGCCAGATGGATATCAAGGTCAAAGGAATCTCCTATGAAGTCATGGTGGAAGCCCTGCAGCAGGCTCGCGAAGGACGCATGCATATTCTGGAGAAAATGGCGGAATCCATTTCACAGCCACGTCCTGAGGTCTCCAAATACGCACCCTCCTTTGTGAAAATAGAAGTCGACTCGGATCAGATCGGCGGTATTATCGGCCCCGGCGGCAAGGTAATACAGTCCATACAACGTGAGTCCGGCGCCGAGGTAATGATTGAGGAAGTCGGAAACAAAGGTGTCATCACCATTTCGGCAGATGAAAAGGAAAAGATTGATGCCGCGATACAAAAGATCAAAGGTATCACCGGAGACCTTGAGGAAGGTGAGGTATACCTTGGCACTGTTCGTTCAATCAAAGAATACGGCGCTTTTGTTGAGATTATGCCCGGCCGTGACGGTCTGCTGCATATCTCGGAACTTGATCACAAGCGTATCAACAAAGTGACCGACGTCCTTTCAGAAGGTGACAAAGTTGAAGTAAAGCTGCTCAAGGTGGAAGACGGAGGCAAACTTCGCCTTTCCCGCAAAGCGCTGATACCAAAAGATCAGGAATAA
- a CDS encoding M16 family metallopeptidase translates to MSTADRIQKTTLPNGLRIVTETIQTVRSLSVGIWVKTGSRHEKDDQAGITHFLEHMLFKGTEQRTAYDIALSMESVGGYLNAFTSPELTCYYARCLDTELDTALDVLTDMVLHPRFPEEEIEKEKKVVLEEMKMYRDNPEDYIFEEFHRQLFHPHPLGRPIIGFEQTVNGFNRDSLFAYLHQQYHPSNVIIAVAGNAEHDKVVDLVNKYFQPLESNGKHNGDQPITDYEPSKNVLTKPIEQTHFMLGRRAMSAVDPDRYKLLLANTVLGAGMSSRLHQNIREKYGYCYHIQSFMEAFRDSGIFGIYAGTDRDYIDHMRELILKELKQLRNEAISAKELDEAKSQLKGKLLLAQESMSNRMTRLAKSEVFYDRYITLDELVAEIDRADAGQIRDLCGDFFDENEFSETILKPDGHQVE, encoded by the coding sequence ATGAGTACTGCAGATCGTATACAGAAAACAACACTCCCGAACGGATTGCGAATTGTAACCGAGACCATTCAGACTGTCAGAAGCTTGTCGGTCGGTATCTGGGTCAAGACCGGAAGCCGGCACGAGAAAGACGATCAGGCGGGCATCACCCACTTTCTTGAGCATATGCTGTTCAAAGGCACAGAACAGCGCACCGCCTATGATATTGCTCTGAGTATGGAATCGGTTGGCGGCTACCTCAATGCATTTACATCCCCGGAACTGACCTGTTATTATGCCAGGTGTCTGGATACCGAGCTGGATACAGCCCTGGACGTGCTGACGGACATGGTCCTGCACCCCAGGTTTCCTGAGGAGGAGATTGAAAAGGAAAAAAAGGTGGTGCTTGAAGAGATGAAAATGTACCGTGACAATCCGGAGGATTACATTTTTGAAGAATTTCACCGGCAACTGTTTCATCCTCATCCTCTTGGGCGGCCCATTATCGGATTCGAACAGACCGTAAACGGATTCAACCGGGATTCCCTTTTTGCCTATTTGCATCAGCAATACCATCCTTCAAACGTGATCATAGCTGTTGCCGGAAATGCGGAGCATGACAAGGTAGTGGATCTTGTGAACAAATATTTTCAGCCGTTGGAATCAAATGGAAAACACAATGGCGATCAGCCGATTACGGATTATGAGCCAAGCAAGAACGTACTCACCAAGCCAATCGAGCAGACACATTTCATGCTGGGACGACGGGCCATGTCGGCGGTTGATCCTGACAGGTACAAACTGCTGCTGGCTAATACGGTTCTGGGAGCCGGCATGAGCTCCCGGCTTCATCAGAACATCAGGGAGAAATACGGATACTGTTATCACATTCAGTCGTTCATGGAAGCTTTCCGGGACAGCGGAATTTTCGGCATTTATGCAGGTACTGATCGTGACTATATAGATCACATGCGTGAATTGATTTTGAAAGAGCTTAAACAGCTGCGCAATGAAGCGATTTCCGCAAAAGAACTCGACGAGGCCAAATCACAGCTGAAAGGAAAGCTGCTGCTTGCACAGGAAAGCATGAGCAACAGAATGACCCGCCTTGCCAAGAGCGAGGTGTTTTATGACCGTTATATCACCCTGGATGAACTTGTCGCTGAAATTGATCGTGCAGATGCCGGACAAATTCGCGATCTTTGTGGTGATTTTTTCGATGAAAACGAATTCTCCGAGACGATTCTGAAGCCGGACGGACATCAGGTCGAATAA
- a CDS encoding asparagine--tRNA ligase — translation MVYINEISAHSGKNVTLKGWVYNIRTSKKLVFLIVRDGTGLCQTVVAKEDVPDQVWELAMSLQQESAIEITGRVNADDRSIGGYELHVSDLSLVSQAEDYPITPKEHGVEFLMEHRHLWLRSRKQWAAMRVRNTIIYGLHRFFQDRGFIQMDAPIFTGNAAEGTTNLFETDYFDRKAYLTQSGQLYGEAMAMAHGKIYTFGPTFRAEKSKTRRHLTEFWMIEPEMAYYDLAMNMDLAEEMVSFVVSEVLRQNRDELEILDRDIARLEKIKAPFPRISYTEAVERLNSKEMQEKLDEMEADRKKEAEVLKEELSSLDTEFGQAKKGRKFQIDRRRGEINARIDQIEEDLRNIPVWKKSALKKKWGEDFGGSDETLLTMDEDTPVMVYGYPAEVKAFYMKRDPENEDIALGVDMLAPEGYGEIIGGGQREEDLEILKKRLQEHNLPEEQFRWYLDLRRYGTVPHSGFGLGLERTVAWLCGLKHVRETIPFPRMMGRLYP, via the coding sequence ATGGTATATATCAATGAGATATCAGCACATTCCGGAAAGAATGTCACGCTGAAGGGATGGGTTTACAATATTCGTACCAGCAAAAAGCTGGTGTTTCTTATAGTCAGAGACGGAACCGGACTTTGTCAGACCGTTGTGGCCAAAGAAGATGTGCCGGATCAGGTTTGGGAGCTGGCCATGTCACTCCAGCAGGAAAGTGCCATAGAGATCACCGGCAGGGTAAATGCCGATGACCGGAGTATCGGAGGTTATGAACTTCATGTCAGTGACCTGTCCCTTGTCTCTCAGGCTGAAGATTATCCTATCACGCCAAAAGAGCATGGTGTGGAGTTTTTGATGGAACACCGGCATCTGTGGCTGCGTAGCCGAAAGCAATGGGCCGCCATGCGTGTCAGGAACACCATTATTTATGGTCTTCATCGTTTTTTTCAGGACAGGGGATTTATACAGATGGATGCGCCCATTTTTACGGGAAATGCAGCAGAAGGTACAACAAACCTGTTTGAAACGGATTATTTTGACCGCAAAGCGTATCTCACACAATCCGGGCAGCTTTACGGGGAAGCCATGGCCATGGCGCATGGAAAAATTTACACGTTCGGTCCTACATTTCGTGCCGAAAAAAGCAAGACACGCCGGCATTTGACCGAGTTCTGGATGATCGAACCCGAAATGGCCTACTATGATCTTGCAATGAATATGGATCTGGCCGAAGAAATGGTCAGTTTTGTTGTCTCGGAAGTGCTGAGACAAAACCGAGATGAACTGGAAATCCTTGACCGCGATATAGCACGGCTTGAAAAGATTAAGGCTCCGTTTCCTCGTATCAGTTACACTGAGGCCGTTGAACGATTGAATTCAAAGGAGATGCAGGAAAAACTGGACGAAATGGAGGCCGACAGAAAAAAGGAAGCAGAGGTACTCAAAGAGGAACTCTCATCACTGGATACCGAGTTCGGCCAGGCAAAAAAGGGCAGAAAGTTCCAGATTGACCGGAGAAGAGGAGAAATAAACGCCCGCATCGATCAGATTGAAGAAGACCTGAGAAATATTCCGGTCTGGAAGAAATCAGCTCTGAAAAAAAAATGGGGCGAAGATTTTGGCGGCAGTGATGAAACGCTGCTGACCATGGATGAAGATACGCCGGTCATGGTTTACGGGTATCCCGCCGAGGTAAAGGCGTTCTACATGAAAAGAGATCCGGAAAACGAAGACATTGCACTTGGTGTAGATATGCTTGCCCCGGAAGGGTACGGGGAAATCATTGGAGGAGGACAGCGAGAGGAGGATCTTGAAATCCTGAAAAAGCGTCTTCAGGAGCACAATCTGCCGGAAGAACAGTTCCGCTGGTATCTTGATCTTCGCCGATACGGTACGGTTCCGCATTCAGGCTTTGGACTGGGACTCGAACGAACCGTTGCATGGCTGTGCGGACTGAAACACGTACGGGAAACCATTCCGTTTCCAAGAATGATGGGACGTTTGTATCCGTAG
- the holA gene encoding DNA polymerase III subunit delta: MARKSSSLELYQSFLEELRSSDVKPVYAFFGEETFFIDRLQDAAVETVPEESRDFNLDILYGQDVKANSVIDMCKSYPMMAERRVVIVRDFMKMFSDRRGGSAGEPAGTLSIGEDEHKGGSDEISLDDVSPQGSRDDFAAYLKQPNPTTLLFLTNDTRPAQHSALGKALKKGKTVTSHTFEAVPDYKIQQWITDWASAEHNLEFETGAAQLLAFHVGTNLQQLTVEIEKLSNFREDKGPITESDVRQVVGLSREYSLFEFQDALLEKNRDKTMAITHQMLKTADNATGEIFKMIGFLYSTFGKIWLIQRLSRKGLTPGQIRKEAGINSSFYYDKLVKAGRNYSLEDCPMVFETLLDADKALKGFSRETPEAIWLMTIKKLTG, translated from the coding sequence ATGGCCAGAAAGTCATCGAGTCTTGAATTGTACCAATCGTTTCTGGAAGAACTTCGCAGTTCGGACGTGAAACCTGTGTATGCTTTTTTTGGTGAAGAAACCTTTTTCATAGACCGGTTGCAGGATGCCGCTGTGGAAACTGTTCCGGAGGAGTCACGGGACTTTAATCTGGATATTCTTTATGGACAGGATGTCAAGGCCAACTCGGTCATCGACATGTGCAAGAGTTATCCGATGATGGCGGAGCGCCGCGTCGTGATTGTCCGCGACTTCATGAAAATGTTCAGCGACAGAAGAGGCGGGAGTGCCGGGGAACCGGCCGGAACGCTTTCCATCGGAGAGGATGAACACAAGGGCGGATCTGATGAAATAAGTCTGGATGATGTTTCACCGCAAGGCAGTCGTGATGATTTTGCCGCATACCTGAAGCAGCCCAATCCGACTACGCTCCTATTTTTGACCAACGATACCAGACCGGCTCAGCACAGTGCTCTTGGGAAAGCATTGAAAAAGGGGAAAACAGTTACTTCGCACACTTTTGAAGCGGTACCGGACTATAAAATTCAGCAATGGATCACGGACTGGGCATCTGCAGAGCACAACCTGGAATTCGAAACCGGTGCAGCGCAGCTCCTTGCATTCCATGTCGGCACCAATCTGCAGCAGCTTACGGTCGAAATTGAAAAACTGTCCAATTTCCGGGAAGACAAAGGTCCGATAACAGAATCGGATGTCCGGCAGGTGGTCGGCCTTTCCCGTGAATACAGCTTATTTGAATTTCAGGATGCATTGCTGGAAAAGAACCGGGATAAAACCATGGCCATCACCCATCAAATGCTTAAAACGGCGGACAATGCCACCGGCGAAATTTTCAAAATGATCGGGTTCCTGTATTCAACATTCGGAAAAATCTGGCTTATACAACGTTTGTCCCGTAAGGGGCTCACACCGGGCCAAATAAGAAAAGAAGCCGGAATCAACAGTTCATTTTACTACGATAAACTCGTAAAAGCCGGGCGTAATTATTCGCTTGAAGATTGTCCGATGGTGTTTGAAACCCTTCTGGATGCGGACAAAGCCCTGAAGGGTTTCAGCCGTGAAACGCCGGAGGCCATCTGGCTCATGACGATCAAGAAACTGACCGGATGA
- the cfa gene encoding cyclopropane fatty acyl phospholipid synthase yields MDTFRKKASDLLKHADVTINGNRKCDIQVHNDELFKRVFAEGSLGLGEAYIEGWWDCEALDDFFYRVLSAGLDRKIKPVREIGTWLKAFVSNLQRPSRAFRIGEHHYDIGDDLYEAMLDKLMTYSCGYWKNTRSLDIAQKNKLELVCEKLGLREGMRVLDIGCGWGGALKYAAENFGVKGLGITVSRNQAEKAKKMCSGLPVEIKLQDYRDLRGSFDRIWSIGMIEHVGVKNYRTFMQVVRRSLKPDGLFLLHTIGGNRSVFKSDAWINKYIFPNSMIPSIRQLALSFENLFVMEDWHNFGADYDKTLMHWYKNVLKHKEQLSEQYSQRFFRMWRYYLLSCAGSFRARKNNLWQVVLSPDGVPGGYQTVR; encoded by the coding sequence ATGGATACATTCAGAAAGAAGGCATCGGATTTATTAAAGCACGCAGATGTTACGATAAACGGCAACCGCAAATGTGACATTCAGGTGCACAATGATGAGCTGTTTAAGAGAGTTTTTGCCGAAGGTTCCCTGGGACTTGGGGAGGCATATATTGAAGGCTGGTGGGACTGTGAAGCACTTGACGACTTTTTTTATCGTGTTTTATCAGCCGGACTCGACAGAAAAATCAAACCCGTCAGAGAGATCGGAACCTGGTTAAAGGCTTTTGTCTCCAATCTTCAGCGTCCTTCGAGGGCATTCCGCATTGGTGAGCATCATTATGATATCGGTGATGATCTGTATGAAGCCATGCTTGACAAGCTTATGACTTACAGTTGCGGTTACTGGAAAAATACCCGTTCGCTTGACATCGCCCAGAAAAACAAGCTGGAGCTGGTCTGTGAAAAACTTGGGCTTCGCGAAGGAATGCGCGTACTTGATATCGGATGCGGATGGGGTGGCGCCCTGAAATATGCAGCAGAAAATTTTGGTGTAAAAGGTCTCGGCATAACGGTTTCACGCAATCAGGCAGAGAAAGCGAAAAAAATGTGTTCCGGACTTCCTGTGGAAATAAAACTGCAGGATTACAGAGATTTGCGGGGATCATTTGACAGAATCTGGTCTATTGGAATGATCGAACATGTCGGGGTAAAAAACTATCGCACATTCATGCAGGTAGTCAGGCGGTCCCTCAAACCGGACGGACTTTTTCTGCTTCACACGATTGGTGGCAACCGGTCTGTATTCAAAAGTGATGCCTGGATTAATAAATATATTTTCCCTAACTCCATGATCCCTTCCATCAGGCAGCTTGCCCTATCGTTCGAAAACCTGTTTGTCATGGAAGACTGGCATAACTTTGGTGCAGATTACGATAAAACCCTGATGCACTGGTACAAAAACGTGTTAAAGCATAAAGAGCAGTTGAGCGAACAATACAGCCAGCGTTTTTTCCGCATGTGGCGTTATTATCTGCTTAGCTGTGCCGGATCGTTCAGAGCCAGAAAAAACAATCTCTGGCAAGTTGTGTTGTCTCCGGATGGCGTTCCGGGAGGGTATCAGACCGTACGATAA
- the speD gene encoding adenosylmethionine decarboxylase has protein sequence MEALGRQILVEFYECDENVLNNVAQIEAILLEGTRLSGASIISHKFHKFSPHGVSGMVVIAESHVAIHTWPEYSYAAVDIFTCGETIDPWIIQEHLKEKFDSQNTSAMELKRGMFKVARGQKLLFKPENAARFGN, from the coding sequence ATGGAAGCATTGGGACGACAAATACTCGTTGAATTTTATGAATGTGATGAAAATGTGCTGAATAACGTTGCACAAATTGAGGCGATACTGCTTGAAGGTACGCGTTTGTCCGGTGCTTCAATCATATCTCACAAATTTCACAAATTCAGTCCCCACGGTGTAAGCGGCATGGTTGTTATCGCTGAATCACATGTGGCCATTCATACCTGGCCTGAGTACTCATATGCTGCCGTAGACATTTTTACCTGTGGCGAAACCATAGACCCGTGGATTATTCAGGAGCATCTGAAGGAAAAGTTTGATTCCCAGAACACATCGGCAATGGAGCTGAAGCGGGGGATGTTCAAGGTTGCCCGGGGACAGAAACTGCTGTTCAAACCTGAAAACGCGGCACGTTTCGGCAACTGA
- a CDS encoding pyruvoyl-dependent arginine decarboxylase encodes MVPTPNTFCLVKGAGEARTRLNAFDKALLAAGIGDTNIVRMSSIVPPSARRVDTVDLPKGGLIPTAYAHIDSETSGEIISAAVAVALPEDPSLPGVIMEHEDTQPLSVVENKVRQMAEDAFTYRNRTLKDLFSIGIEYQVNKCGAVFAGAVLWYE; translated from the coding sequence ATGGTACCAACCCCGAATACGTTCTGTCTGGTCAAGGGGGCCGGCGAAGCACGAACCCGGTTGAATGCCTTTGACAAGGCGTTGCTTGCAGCGGGTATCGGTGACACCAATATTGTTAGAATGAGCAGCATCGTGCCTCCGTCTGCAAGAAGGGTTGATACAGTTGATCTGCCAAAAGGCGGACTGATTCCCACCGCTTATGCACATATCGATTCCGAAACATCCGGCGAAATCATTTCGGCGGCAGTAGCTGTTGCATTGCCGGAAGACCCGTCACTCCCGGGGGTAATAATGGAGCACGAAGACACGCAGCCTCTGTCGGTAGTTGAAAATAAAGTCAGACAAATGGCGGAAGATGCCTTCACCTATCGCAACCGTACGTTGAAAGATCTTTTTTCTATCGGAATTGAATATCAGGTTAACAAATGCGGTGCCGTTTTTGCAGGGGCCGTCCTCTGGTACGAATAA